In the genome of Desulfobaccales bacterium, one region contains:
- a CDS encoding IS5 family transposase produces MRGDDVQQQAMFSYLSPEGRVPQDHPLRPIRNMVNQALAELSGEFQTMYSREGRPSIAPEKLLRALLLQVLYTIRSERLLMEQLDYNLLFRWFVGLSMDDKVWDHSVFSKNRDRFLRSDLAAAFFGRIKEQAAIAGLLSDEHFTVYGTLIEAWASLKSFRPKDTPPPDAGSGRNPEVDFHGERRLNQTHASATDPEARLFRKGKGKEAKLCFMGHVLMENRHGLIIAPRLTAATGTAERDTAERLVGDLCGRHRITVGGDKAYDTREFVQALRTLNAVPHVAQNCTGRKSAIDARTTHHPGYAISQRLRKRVEEIFGWIKSVGNLRKTRHRGIERVGWMFTLTAAAYNLVRIRNLAAAVAP; encoded by the coding sequence ATGCGCGGTGACGATGTGCAGCAGCAAGCCATGTTCAGCTATCTTTCCCCCGAAGGTCGAGTGCCCCAGGATCATCCCCTCCGGCCCATCCGGAACATGGTGAATCAAGCCTTGGCCGAACTGTCCGGGGAGTTCCAGACTATGTATTCCCGGGAGGGTCGCCCTTCCATCGCCCCGGAAAAGCTGCTACGCGCCTTGTTGCTCCAGGTCCTTTATACCATCCGCAGCGAACGACTTTTGATGGAGCAGTTGGATTACAATCTCCTGTTTCGCTGGTTCGTGGGCCTGTCCATGGATGACAAGGTCTGGGATCATTCCGTCTTCTCCAAGAATCGGGACCGCTTTCTCCGTTCGGACTTGGCCGCGGCCTTTTTCGGGCGCATCAAAGAGCAGGCCGCGATAGCCGGATTGCTGTCGGACGAGCATTTCACCGTGTATGGCACCCTGATTGAGGCCTGGGCTTCACTGAAGAGTTTCCGGCCTAAGGACACCCCGCCTCCCGATGCCGGCTCCGGCCGCAACCCGGAAGTGGATTTTCATGGTGAACGCCGCTTGAACCAAACGCATGCCTCCGCCACTGATCCGGAAGCGCGGCTTTTCCGCAAGGGCAAAGGCAAGGAGGCCAAGCTCTGCTTCATGGGGCATGTATTGATGGAGAACCGCCACGGCCTGATCATCGCTCCCCGTCTCACGGCGGCTACCGGCACCGCCGAACGGGACACGGCAGAGCGCTTGGTCGGCGACCTGTGCGGCAGACATCGCATTACCGTGGGCGGTGATAAAGCTTATGATACTCGGGAGTTTGTCCAAGCTCTGCGTACCCTTAATGCCGTGCCGCATGTGGCCCAAAATTGCACGGGCAGGAAGTCTGCCATTGACGCCCGGACCACTCACCATCCGGGTTATGCCATCAGTCAAAGGCTGCGGAAACGGGTGGAGGAAATCTTTGGCTGGATCAAGAGCGTCGGCAACCTCAGGAAAACCCGGCACCGAGGCATCGAACGGGTGGGCTGGATGTTCACCCTCACCGCCGCCGCTTACAACCTGGTGCGAATACGCAACCTGGCGGCAGCGGTTGCTCCTTGA